The Enterococcus rotai genome includes a window with the following:
- the metE gene encoding 5-methyltetrahydropteroyltriglutamate--homocysteine S-methyltransferase translates to MKTSIIGFPRVGELRELKFATEKYFRKELSTEELEKKGKELRNKHWQLLVDQGIDFIPSGDFSFFDTTLDAAVLLNIVPKKYQALQLSPLETYFALARGYQGASGDVTALAMKKWFNTNYHYMVPEIDDDTELRLVGDTLFTAFNEAKEAGINTRPTIIGPFTLLKLATYHGTKRAVDFYEDAIDAYAQIFNRLAKSGCQWLQIDEPALVLDLSTAEVQQFKTIYQKLLAKKGTVKVLVQTYFGDVRDAYQELIDLPFDGLGLDFVEGRKTLNLLEKYGFPEDKTLFAGIVNGKNIWKNNYKETLALLEKLQSFGEVVLNTSCSLLHVPFTLANETGLSKTVTDYFAFAVEKLAELNDLKQIIANKQSNQALLNTNIALFTQERFAKNEQVAQQVNALTEQDFVRLPSLTDRAVVQKDKLKLPILPTTTIGSFPQTKEVKQNRAKFKKGEITETQYTDFNKAKIAECVAFQEEIGLDVLVHGEFERNDMVEYFGESLDGYLFTEKAWVQSYGTRCVKPPIIWGDVSRSNPITVAYSKYAQTLTDKPMKGMLTGPVTILNWSFPREDISLREATLQLALAIQEEVLDLEENGIEIIQIDEAALREKLPLRQSDWHSEYLDWAIPAFRLVHSKVKPTTQIHTHMCYSEFADIIQDIDNMDADVISFEASRSNLTILDALKAIDFQTQVGPGVYDIHSPRVPSVGEIETTIHNILSKLAVEKVWINPDCGLKTRGVPETEASLKNLVLAAKKVRGGV, encoded by the coding sequence ATGAAGACATCAATTATCGGGTTCCCACGTGTGGGAGAATTGAGAGAACTAAAATTTGCGACAGAAAAGTATTTTAGAAAAGAACTATCAACAGAAGAGTTAGAAAAAAAAGGGAAAGAGTTACGTAATAAACATTGGCAGTTGTTGGTTGATCAGGGCATCGATTTTATCCCTAGTGGTGATTTTTCTTTTTTTGATACGACATTGGATGCAGCGGTTCTATTGAATATCGTACCTAAAAAATACCAAGCACTGCAATTGTCGCCATTAGAAACTTATTTTGCTTTAGCAAGGGGCTATCAAGGAGCCTCAGGGGATGTGACTGCCTTAGCGATGAAAAAATGGTTTAATACCAATTATCATTACATGGTTCCAGAAATTGATGATGATACTGAACTAAGGCTTGTTGGAGATACGTTATTTACTGCTTTTAATGAAGCCAAAGAAGCTGGGATCAATACAAGACCCACGATCATAGGACCCTTTACTTTACTAAAACTTGCTACTTATCATGGGACAAAACGAGCAGTTGATTTTTATGAGGATGCGATCGACGCATATGCACAGATTTTTAATCGTTTAGCTAAATCTGGTTGCCAATGGCTTCAAATAGATGAGCCCGCTTTAGTTTTAGATTTATCAACAGCTGAAGTCCAACAATTTAAGACTATATACCAAAAACTATTGGCTAAAAAAGGGACTGTAAAAGTTTTAGTTCAAACGTATTTCGGAGACGTTCGAGATGCGTATCAAGAACTGATCGATTTACCCTTTGATGGGCTTGGCTTGGATTTTGTCGAAGGTAGAAAAACACTCAATTTACTTGAAAAATATGGATTTCCCGAAGATAAGACTTTATTTGCTGGAATCGTCAACGGAAAAAATATCTGGAAAAACAATTATAAAGAAACGTTAGCACTACTGGAAAAACTCCAATCTTTTGGGGAGGTTGTATTAAATACGTCTTGTTCATTGCTCCATGTTCCGTTTACCTTAGCTAATGAAACAGGATTAAGCAAGACTGTGACTGATTATTTTGCCTTTGCAGTAGAAAAGCTAGCGGAATTAAATGATTTAAAGCAAATCATTGCGAATAAACAGAGTAACCAAGCGTTGCTGAATACGAATATTGCATTATTCACGCAAGAACGATTCGCTAAAAATGAACAAGTAGCTCAGCAAGTCAACGCTTTGACAGAACAAGATTTTGTTCGTTTGCCATCTCTAACAGATCGTGCAGTTGTTCAAAAAGATAAACTAAAACTACCGATTTTACCGACTACGACGATTGGCTCATTTCCACAAACAAAAGAAGTCAAACAAAATCGTGCAAAATTTAAAAAAGGTGAAATTACTGAAACTCAATACACAGATTTCAATAAAGCCAAAATTGCAGAATGTGTTGCTTTCCAAGAAGAAATTGGTTTGGACGTTTTAGTTCATGGTGAATTTGAGCGTAATGACATGGTGGAATATTTTGGTGAAAGCTTGGATGGGTATTTGTTTACTGAAAAAGCTTGGGTCCAATCATACGGTACTCGTTGCGTAAAACCGCCAATTATTTGGGGAGATGTTTCACGCTCAAATCCAATTACAGTAGCGTATTCAAAATATGCCCAAACTTTAACGGACAAACCGATGAAAGGCATGCTAACAGGTCCAGTAACCATTTTGAATTGGTCATTTCCTAGGGAAGATATCAGTTTAAGAGAGGCAACCTTGCAATTAGCTTTAGCAATCCAAGAAGAAGTGTTGGATTTAGAAGAAAATGGGATTGAGATCATTCAAATCGATGAGGCGGCATTACGAGAGAAGTTACCATTACGTCAAAGTGATTGGCACTCTGAGTATCTTGATTGGGCAATACCAGCCTTTCGCCTTGTTCATAGCAAAGTGAAGCCAACAACGCAAATTCATACGCATATGTGTTATAGCGAATTTGCAGATATTATTCAAGATATTGATAACATGGATGCAGATGTTATTTCCTTTGAAGCTTCCCGATCCAATTTAACTATTTTAGATGCGTTAAAAGCAATCGATTTCCAAACACAAGTTGGTCCAGGTGTCTATGATATCCACTCACCTCGTGTTCCATCTGTGGGGGAAATTGAAACCACTATTCATAATATTCTAAGTAAATTGGCTGTTGAAAAAGTCTGGATCAATCCTGATTGTGGCTTGAAAACACGAGGGGTACCAGAAACAGAAGCAAGTTTGAAAAACTTAGTTCTTGCCGCAAAAAAGGTACGTGGAGGGGTGTAA
- the metF gene encoding methylenetetrahydrofolate reductase [NAD(P)H] — translation MRTDTLFNEKTVFSYEIFPPRRTAPVDTIYHTLARLKGQQPDFISVTLGAGGANANLSTADIAQKIQDEQFLPSVAHLPAVNFSKDEIVVILEELKQKKVENILALRGDLLPDKEPKKDFAYANDLVLFIQEQGDFNIIGACYPETHSEAANSVEDIRNLKRKVESGTNQLISQLFFDNNYFYTFKEKCDIAAIDVPIQAGIMPVVNKKQIERMVKMSNVTLPTKFLKMMERYEHNPEAIRDAGIAYAINQIVDLVAQGVDGIHLYTMNNPYVAQKIREATRSLFEA, via the coding sequence ATGAGGACAGATACCTTGTTCAACGAGAAGACCGTCTTTTCCTATGAAATTTTTCCACCTAGACGAACAGCACCGGTCGATACGATTTATCATACATTGGCTCGTTTAAAAGGACAGCAGCCTGACTTTATCAGTGTGACGTTAGGAGCTGGTGGCGCAAATGCTAATTTGAGCACAGCAGATATTGCACAAAAAATTCAAGATGAGCAATTTTTGCCAAGTGTGGCCCATTTACCAGCTGTAAATTTTTCAAAAGATGAAATCGTGGTGATTTTAGAAGAATTAAAACAAAAAAAGGTAGAAAATATTTTGGCTTTAAGAGGAGATCTTTTACCGGATAAAGAACCAAAGAAAGACTTTGCATATGCAAATGACCTCGTCTTATTTATCCAAGAACAAGGAGATTTTAATATTATTGGAGCTTGCTATCCTGAAACGCATAGTGAAGCAGCAAATTCAGTGGAGGATATTAGAAATTTAAAAAGAAAAGTAGAATCAGGAACGAATCAGTTGATTTCACAATTGTTTTTTGATAATAATTATTTTTATACATTCAAAGAAAAATGCGATATCGCCGCTATTGATGTACCGATTCAAGCTGGAATTATGCCAGTTGTCAATAAAAAGCAAATCGAGCGTATGGTCAAGATGTCTAATGTGACATTGCCAACGAAGTTTTTAAAAATGATGGAACGTTATGAGCATAATCCTGAAGCGATTCGTGATGCTGGGATTGCGTATGCGATCAATCAAATTGTTGATTTAGTCGCACAAGGAGTGGATGGTATCCATCTGTATACGATGAATAATCCCTATGTTGCACAAAAAATTAGAGAGGCGACACGTAGTTTATTTGAGGCGTAG
- a CDS encoding L-lactate dehydrogenase, giving the protein MRKVGIIGLGHVGATLAYTLVTENVVDELVLIDKDEKRAISEEYDLLDAQVFLTGKTKIIIQDYQALKDASVIVFCAGQISALGDDGDRFKELEITSKIVEETAPKIKQSGFDGIIITITNPCDVIAAYMQKQTGFETTKVFGTGTMLDTARMQQAVSRNVSIDSRNVGGYVYGEHGDSQFVAWSTVTIGDRPLLTWDSELDLNQLDEAVRAGGWNAFAGKGYTSYGIATCGARLIRMILNDAKTIVPVSAYDDQMDSYYGQPVVIGKNGIESFISCPLTEKEQNSLKESVQIIKDGLANLPFKQ; this is encoded by the coding sequence ATGCGTAAGGTAGGGATCATCGGGTTAGGACATGTTGGCGCAACATTAGCTTATACATTAGTGACCGAAAACGTAGTTGACGAACTTGTTTTGATCGATAAAGATGAAAAGCGAGCGATTTCGGAAGAATACGATTTATTGGATGCACAGGTTTTTTTAACGGGTAAAACGAAAATCATCATTCAAGATTACCAAGCGTTGAAAGATGCCTCTGTCATTGTTTTTTGTGCAGGGCAGATCAGTGCACTAGGTGATGATGGAGATCGTTTTAAAGAGCTTGAGATTACAAGCAAGATTGTTGAAGAGACAGCGCCTAAAATCAAGCAGTCAGGATTTGATGGTATTATTATAACGATTACAAACCCATGTGATGTAATTGCGGCCTATATGCAAAAACAAACAGGATTTGAGACAACGAAAGTATTTGGAACAGGTACAATGCTCGATACAGCACGTATGCAACAAGCAGTAAGCCGTAATGTATCGATCGACAGTCGGAATGTAGGTGGTTATGTTTATGGTGAACATGGAGATTCTCAATTTGTAGCTTGGTCGACTGTGACGATTGGAGATCGCCCCCTATTGACTTGGGATAGTGAACTTGATTTAAACCAATTGGATGAAGCAGTTCGTGCGGGTGGCTGGAATGCCTTTGCTGGAAAAGGTTACACAAGCTATGGGATCGCAACCTGTGGTGCTCGACTGATCCGAATGATTTTGAATGACGCCAAAACGATTGTACCCGTTTCAGCGTATGATGATCAAATGGATAGTTATTATGGGCAACCTGTAGTGATCGGGAAAAATGGGATAGAATCGTTCATCTCATGTCCACTAACTGAAAAAGAGCAAAATAGCTTAAAAGAATCAGTTCAAATTATTAAAGATGGACTAGCGAATTTACCATTTAAGCAGTAA
- a CDS encoding epoxyqueuosine reductase QueH, whose protein sequence is MINLTEITEKMSPNQKINYDRVLQKVIAEWEKADTRPTILLHSCCAPCSTYSLEYLTQYAEVTIFFANSNIHPRTEYQRREIVQKKFVEDFNQQTNNQVNFLAAPYEPNKFIQMVQEKELTEEPEGGKRCSACFQMRLDIVAEKAQELGYDYFGSALTLSPKKNSQLINEIGIDIQKFYATNYLPSDFKKNNGYKRSIELCKEYDVYRQCYCGCMFAATKQGIDLKSVNKEAKEFLVEQEK, encoded by the coding sequence TTGATAAATCTAACAGAAATAACGGAGAAAATGTCTCCAAATCAAAAAATCAATTATGATCGTGTTTTACAAAAAGTCATTGCAGAATGGGAAAAAGCGGATACCCGACCAACAATTTTACTTCATAGCTGTTGTGCTCCGTGTAGTACCTATTCCCTTGAATATCTGACACAATATGCGGAGGTGACAATTTTCTTTGCTAATTCAAATATTCACCCAAGAACAGAATATCAGCGTCGGGAAATCGTTCAGAAAAAATTTGTCGAGGATTTTAATCAGCAGACAAACAATCAGGTCAACTTTTTAGCTGCGCCTTATGAGCCCAATAAATTTATCCAAATGGTGCAGGAAAAAGAACTAACAGAAGAGCCAGAGGGTGGTAAACGCTGTTCCGCTTGTTTTCAAATGCGCTTAGATATCGTGGCAGAAAAGGCACAAGAATTAGGCTATGACTATTTTGGCAGTGCGCTAACGTTATCACCAAAGAAAAATAGTCAATTGATCAATGAGATTGGGATTGATATTCAAAAGTTTTATGCCACTAATTATTTACCAAGTGATTTTAAGAAAAATAATGGTTATAAGCGTTCAATCGAATTGTGTAAAGAATACGATGTCTATCGTCAATGTTATTGTGGCTGTATGTTCGCAGCGACAAAACAAGGGATAGACTTAAAATCAGTGAACAAGGAAGCAAAAGAATTTTTAGTAGAACAAGAAAAATAA